One region of Pseudoalteromonas luteoviolacea genomic DNA includes:
- the ahpF gene encoding alkyl hydroperoxide reductase subunit F — translation MLDAQIKEQLKEHFKNIKSPVELKVALDSSSKSNELNSLAQDLALLSPNISIEENYDINARRPSLQVSSKQAKTQINFAGVPMGHEFTSLILALLHSGGHDTKLVTDELVIIKEIDKPLNFEVYVSLSCQTCPQVVQALNVLAANNPNITTTMIDGALFQQEVEERNIMAVPSVYLNGELFSQGAIGLTDILKKLDSNSAQKEKDKLNNKPLFDVLVVGGGPAGASAAVYAARKGLNTGVVAERFGGQVADTMSIENFISVKETEGPKLVAQLEQHVKQYDVDVMDSNRVTKIERNEFLDIELENGAKLQAKSIVISTGARWRNVNVPGEEEYKGRGVAYCPHCDGPLFKGKPVAVIGGGNSGIEAAIDLANIVEHVTVLEFASELKADQVLIDKAKSLPNIEIHTNAQTTEIMGDKNKVNGLKYLNRVTTEEHLINVSGIFVQIGLVPNSEWLNSSDINLNKFGEIEIDNKGSTNMAGVFAAGDVTTTPFKQIVIAMGSGATASLGAFEYLIRESGSSAAA, via the coding sequence ATGTTAGATGCGCAAATTAAAGAGCAGCTCAAAGAGCACTTTAAGAATATTAAATCACCTGTAGAGTTAAAAGTGGCGCTCGATAGCAGCAGTAAGTCCAACGAATTGAACTCGCTCGCTCAAGATCTTGCTTTACTAAGTCCCAACATATCGATTGAAGAAAATTACGATATCAATGCTAGAAGACCCTCTTTGCAAGTCAGCTCGAAACAGGCTAAAACACAAATCAATTTTGCGGGTGTTCCTATGGGGCACGAGTTTACGAGCTTGATTTTAGCGCTTTTACACAGCGGTGGTCACGATACGAAACTGGTAACTGACGAGCTCGTAATCATTAAAGAAATAGATAAGCCATTAAACTTTGAGGTATATGTATCTTTAAGCTGCCAGACTTGTCCTCAGGTTGTTCAAGCTCTTAATGTTTTAGCTGCAAATAATCCAAATATTACCACGACAATGATAGATGGCGCACTATTCCAACAAGAAGTAGAAGAGCGCAACATCATGGCCGTGCCGAGTGTGTACCTTAATGGCGAACTATTTAGTCAGGGTGCAATCGGTCTTACTGATATTTTGAAAAAGTTAGATAGTAATTCGGCACAAAAGGAAAAAGATAAACTCAATAACAAACCTTTGTTTGATGTGTTAGTTGTTGGTGGCGGTCCCGCTGGCGCTTCGGCTGCGGTGTATGCAGCGAGAAAAGGCTTAAATACAGGTGTTGTTGCTGAACGTTTTGGTGGTCAGGTTGCGGATACCATGAGCATAGAGAATTTCATCTCAGTTAAAGAGACTGAGGGCCCCAAATTAGTTGCTCAATTGGAACAGCATGTAAAGCAATATGACGTTGATGTGATGGATAGCAATCGGGTCACAAAAATCGAACGTAATGAGTTTTTAGACATTGAATTAGAAAATGGCGCAAAACTACAAGCCAAGTCGATTGTGATTTCAACTGGTGCCAGATGGCGCAATGTAAATGTACCTGGTGAAGAAGAGTATAAAGGCCGAGGAGTTGCGTACTGCCCACACTGTGATGGACCTTTATTTAAAGGTAAACCAGTTGCTGTGATCGGTGGTGGTAACTCAGGTATTGAGGCGGCTATTGATTTAGCTAACATCGTTGAGCATGTCACCGTATTAGAATTTGCAAGCGAATTAAAAGCTGATCAAGTATTAATTGATAAAGCGAAAAGTTTACCAAATATTGAAATTCACACGAATGCGCAAACCACGGAGATAATGGGTGATAAAAATAAAGTAAATGGCTTAAAGTACCTCAATCGTGTCACCACAGAGGAACATTTAATCAATGTTTCGGGTATTTTTGTACAGATTGGACTGGTGCCCAATTCAGAGTGGCTAAATAGTAGTGATATAAATTTAAATAAATTTGGTGAAATTGAAATAGATAATAAAGGGTCTACTAATATGGCAGGCGTTTTTGCTGCTGGTGATGTGACCACAACCCCTTTTAAGCAGATAGTAATTGCGATGGGGAGTGGCGCAACAGCTAGTTTAGGTGCTTTTGAGTACTTAATACGAGAGTCTGGTTCATCTGCCGCTGCATAG
- a CDS encoding lytic polysaccharide monooxygenase encodes MRQQVTLCALGVAIGVGVIGKVNAHGYMDFPKARQAICQEQGGFWWPKDGSKIPNAACRAAYVKSEHVQFIQKHEFAANTADFRNQAAVEANIPDGTLCGAGDSQKAGMNIPSTQWQATEITPNANGKVKIRYRATTPHNPSFWQFYLTKPGTDFKQKPLAWHDLELVQEHGNIAFFMAPDGKRYYEMEVAIPEKFSGDAILYSRWQRDDVVGEGFYNCSDVTIVRDSEPTPTPDTWFPVDYFVKQGQEASAGDTVWVRVFNGNGNELIQERFDVTSANETQWHSQFALNLSTQFADIVRIGVKDSLGNIEFNTEAVSSNQVFLSDKSYSYNLSVISKPKNTAPTVHTPAPITIDEEQSKHLHVHAFDDEQPTLNFDWQLPSALSFTGSGSTITITAPKVDADTRFDGKVTVSDGSLSKTVPLVVNVKNIDTDPGTPDKPTGDTWEPSKIYTAGDTAVYQGKTYRAKWWVRGQLPTSSHAWELVPSGDDSNGGNTSWQSSKAYRGGEIVTFNGVRYQARWWTRNQQPDQHSVWKKL; translated from the coding sequence ATGAGACAACAAGTAACCTTATGCGCGCTGGGCGTAGCCATAGGTGTGGGCGTCATTGGTAAAGTGAACGCGCATGGCTATATGGACTTCCCTAAAGCGAGGCAAGCAATCTGTCAGGAGCAAGGTGGATTTTGGTGGCCAAAAGATGGCTCAAAAATCCCTAATGCCGCATGTCGTGCTGCATATGTGAAGTCAGAACACGTGCAATTTATTCAAAAGCATGAGTTTGCAGCAAATACAGCAGATTTTCGTAACCAAGCAGCTGTGGAAGCAAACATCCCAGATGGCACCTTATGTGGCGCAGGCGATAGCCAAAAAGCGGGAATGAACATTCCGTCAACGCAATGGCAGGCAACGGAGATAACACCGAACGCCAATGGCAAAGTGAAAATTCGCTACCGTGCAACGACACCACATAACCCAAGTTTTTGGCAGTTTTATTTAACTAAGCCGGGTACTGATTTTAAGCAAAAACCACTTGCTTGGCATGACTTAGAGCTGGTTCAAGAGCATGGCAATATTGCATTTTTCATGGCACCAGATGGCAAGCGCTATTACGAGATGGAAGTTGCGATCCCAGAAAAGTTCTCAGGTGACGCGATTTTATACAGTCGTTGGCAGCGTGATGATGTGGTGGGTGAAGGCTTTTATAACTGTAGCGATGTGACAATTGTGCGTGACAGTGAGCCAACGCCGACGCCAGATACTTGGTTCCCAGTTGACTATTTTGTTAAGCAAGGTCAAGAGGCAAGTGCAGGAGACACGGTGTGGGTCAGAGTATTCAACGGTAACGGCAATGAGCTTATTCAAGAACGATTTGATGTCACTTCGGCCAACGAAACACAGTGGCACAGTCAGTTTGCATTAAATCTCAGCACACAATTTGCTGACATTGTGCGCATTGGTGTGAAAGACAGCTTGGGTAATATTGAATTTAACACAGAGGCGGTTTCGAGCAACCAAGTCTTTTTATCAGATAAGTCATATAGCTACAACTTATCGGTGATCTCAAAGCCGAAAAATACCGCACCAACAGTGCACACGCCAGCCCCCATCACCATTGATGAGGAGCAGAGTAAGCACTTGCATGTCCATGCATTTGATGATGAGCAGCCAACCCTCAATTTTGATTGGCAGCTACCAAGTGCGCTGAGCTTCACCGGTTCTGGCTCAACCATCACGATTACGGCACCCAAAGTGGACGCTGATACGCGTTTTGACGGCAAAGTGACCGTGTCAGATGGCAGTTTAAGCAAAACAGTACCACTGGTTGTGAATGTTAAAAACATAGATACCGACCCAGGTACACCCGATAAGCCAACAGGTGATACTTGGGAGCCCAGCAAAATCTACACAGCTGGTGATACTGCGGTTTATCAAGGCAAAACTTACCGTGCTAAATGGTGGGTGCGCGGCCAACTACCAACGTCCAGCCATGCATGGGAATTAGTGCCAAGTGGTGATGATTCAAATGGAGGCAATACATCCTGGCAGTCAAGCAAAGCCTATCGTGGTGGTGAAATCGTGACTTTTAACGGTGTGCGTTATCAAGCTCGTTGGTGGACGCGTAATCAGCAACCTGACCAACATTCCGTTTGGAAAAAACTATAA
- a CDS encoding DM13 domain-containing protein, which translates to MRFLFKVLFTVFIFCAGFALGVYSLPIMMAPPAPTQTALSTVANQAKFTAMFNKNLKGSDFLHFGEGNVFIGDRTIGFEGRLAPGPDYRLYLSPTFVEDETEFEQHKNNMQFVSMVSSFNGFIVDVPSGIDIDKFTTIVVWCETFGEFITAGKYQ; encoded by the coding sequence ATGCGATTTTTGTTTAAAGTTTTGTTTACTGTGTTTATTTTTTGTGCCGGATTTGCACTGGGAGTTTACTCTTTACCCATCATGATGGCCCCACCGGCCCCCACACAGACTGCGCTCTCAACTGTGGCCAACCAGGCAAAGTTCACAGCCATGTTTAACAAAAACCTAAAAGGCTCAGACTTTTTGCATTTTGGTGAAGGCAATGTATTTATAGGGGATAGAACTATCGGGTTTGAAGGAAGGCTAGCGCCAGGTCCTGACTATCGGTTATACCTATCACCAACGTTCGTCGAAGATGAAACTGAGTTTGAGCAACATAAAAATAATATGCAGTTTGTCAGCATGGTGTCGAGCTTTAATGGCTTTATTGTCGATGTGCCAAGTGGCATTGATATAGATAAGTTTACGACCATTGTGGTCTGGTGTGAAACTTTTGGCGAGTTCATAACTGCAGGAAAGTATCAGTAA
- a CDS encoding glycosyl hydrolase family 18 protein, which produces MSVSKSSNKVLKLSAITMGLISASAFAEVNCDSLANWEAGKIYVGGNQVQQDNVAYKANWWNRSSPKLKSGQWQEWTKLGECSSAEPVNQAPSIKLLKPIADITVAENEEVIIDFSANDSDGEVKHVAVYHNDVLVKVLSQAPYTFSWQAKQGKHEFHGVALDDDGATAKSVSRKVTVEALPPKDQNTAPIARLAAQLPSELEVGSQIVFTLIANDKESDSLTQSLSVNGIDLVSTSQNEFEYTWTATATGPQTFVLVAKDEHGLESEKVSRTFTVKVKDDGQSSHDDCRPAGLYQTPGVTPSYCDIYDSEGREKMGADHPRRVIGYFTSWRHGKNDQPSYLVKDIPWDKITHINYAFAHVNDKNEISIGNPNADGNAATNMTWPGIAGAEMDPSLPYKGHFNLLNKYKKQYPHVKTMISVGGWAETGGYFDETGKRVNNGGFYTMTTNADGSVNHAGIAQFVKSSVEFLRTYGFDGLDVDYEYPSSMKDSGHPEDFPVSNARRAGLNKSYQVLMKELREALDKAGEQDDKHYMLTIASPSSGYLLRGMETFQTAQYLDFVNIMSYDLHGAWNDHVGHNAPLYDTGKDTELKVWNVYGTKEFGGIGYLNTDWAVNYFRGALPAGRINIGIPYYTRGFKDVRGGENGLWGRAPLPNQSDCPKGTGIGEKNKCGNGAIGIDNLWHDIENGQEVAAGSNPLWHAKNLEHGINPSYLEVYGLTPETDADDVLRGDYVRHYDDVAVAPWLYNAEKKVFLSMEDTESMKTKLDYVVDKGLGGVMFWELAGDFDYHADKGEYFMGSTMTALAYNTFNQSGVAYDNHVGDSAFTVPTEAVDIAFAAKDFPVGDQNYPIRPTFAFTNNSEIDLTGATITFNVPTSTSAIFKSNWNARKKLGMRVEHDASNSAGNNIGGFENEFHRFSITFKNEWGGQLESFAPGETVNAQVMYYMPITGPVNFVVEKDGKQYAFASEYPELPVAKKHVPNPGDGDKNPPNGQQCEGVKIENINTYPNWPRTNWAGDPSHAVGGDMMIHNGAVYKAKWWTNGTPSNGGAWQKVCSL; this is translated from the coding sequence ATGAGCGTGTCAAAATCCTCAAATAAGGTACTGAAGCTTAGTGCCATAACTATGGGTTTGATCAGTGCATCGGCTTTTGCCGAGGTAAACTGTGACAGCCTAGCTAATTGGGAAGCAGGCAAAATTTATGTTGGCGGCAATCAGGTGCAACAAGATAACGTTGCATATAAGGCAAATTGGTGGAACCGTTCTTCACCAAAGCTAAAATCTGGTCAATGGCAAGAATGGACGAAGCTAGGTGAATGCAGCAGTGCAGAGCCAGTCAACCAAGCCCCTTCAATCAAATTACTTAAGCCAATCGCGGATATTACCGTGGCTGAAAATGAAGAAGTAATCATTGATTTTTCAGCCAACGATAGTGACGGTGAAGTGAAGCATGTTGCGGTATACCACAACGATGTATTGGTCAAGGTGTTGAGTCAGGCGCCATACACTTTTTCTTGGCAAGCGAAGCAGGGCAAGCATGAATTCCACGGTGTTGCCTTAGATGACGATGGTGCGACGGCAAAATCTGTCAGTCGAAAAGTGACGGTTGAAGCGTTGCCGCCTAAAGATCAAAATACAGCACCGATTGCACGCTTAGCTGCGCAATTGCCAAGTGAACTAGAAGTCGGTAGCCAGATAGTATTCACTTTGATTGCAAATGATAAAGAGTCAGATAGTTTGACTCAATCACTCTCTGTGAATGGCATCGATTTAGTAAGCACATCACAAAATGAGTTTGAATATACATGGACAGCCACTGCAACAGGTCCACAGACATTTGTCTTAGTCGCTAAAGATGAACACGGACTAGAATCGGAAAAAGTCAGCCGAACTTTTACGGTGAAAGTGAAAGATGATGGCCAAAGTTCACATGACGATTGTCGCCCTGCTGGCTTATACCAAACGCCTGGTGTAACGCCGTCTTACTGTGATATCTATGACAGTGAAGGACGTGAAAAAATGGGCGCCGACCACCCAAGACGTGTGATTGGTTACTTCACAAGTTGGCGCCACGGTAAAAACGATCAACCTAGCTACCTTGTTAAAGACATTCCATGGGACAAGATCACGCATATCAATTACGCGTTTGCACACGTCAATGATAAAAATGAAATAAGCATTGGTAACCCGAATGCAGACGGTAATGCGGCCACTAATATGACTTGGCCGGGTATTGCTGGTGCTGAAATGGATCCTAGCTTGCCGTACAAAGGGCATTTCAACCTGCTGAATAAATACAAAAAGCAATATCCACACGTGAAAACCATGATCTCGGTTGGTGGCTGGGCTGAAACTGGCGGCTATTTCGACGAAACTGGTAAGCGAGTTAATAACGGTGGTTTCTACACAATGACCACTAATGCCGATGGCAGTGTTAACCATGCTGGTATTGCACAGTTTGTTAAAAGCTCAGTTGAGTTCTTGAGAACCTATGGTTTTGATGGCCTAGACGTTGATTATGAATACCCATCATCAATGAAAGACTCAGGTCACCCAGAAGATTTTCCTGTGAGTAATGCAAGACGTGCAGGGCTGAATAAATCATATCAAGTACTGATGAAAGAATTACGTGAAGCGCTTGATAAAGCAGGTGAGCAAGACGATAAACACTATATGTTGACCATTGCTTCTCCGTCATCAGGCTATTTATTACGCGGCATGGAAACCTTCCAAACTGCACAATATCTAGACTTCGTAAATATTATGTCTTACGACTTGCACGGTGCGTGGAACGATCATGTTGGTCATAATGCGCCGCTTTACGATACGGGTAAAGACACAGAGCTTAAGGTGTGGAATGTATACGGCACTAAAGAGTTCGGTGGCATTGGTTATTTGAATACCGACTGGGCGGTGAACTATTTCCGCGGTGCATTGCCAGCGGGACGTATCAACATTGGTATTCCATATTACACTCGTGGTTTCAAAGACGTACGCGGTGGTGAAAATGGTTTGTGGGGTCGTGCACCTTTGCCAAATCAAAGCGACTGTCCAAAAGGCACAGGCATTGGTGAGAAGAACAAGTGTGGTAACGGCGCAATTGGTATTGATAACCTGTGGCATGACATCGAAAACGGTCAAGAAGTGGCTGCCGGCTCCAACCCGCTTTGGCATGCTAAAAACCTTGAGCATGGGATCAATCCAAGTTACTTAGAAGTTTATGGCTTAACACCGGAAACTGATGCAGATGATGTACTGCGCGGTGACTATGTACGTCATTACGATGACGTTGCTGTAGCTCCTTGGCTGTATAACGCCGAGAAAAAAGTATTCTTATCAATGGAAGACACAGAGTCTATGAAAACCAAATTAGACTATGTCGTTGATAAAGGACTAGGCGGTGTTATGTTCTGGGAGCTTGCTGGTGACTTCGATTATCACGCAGATAAAGGCGAGTACTTCATGGGCTCAACAATGACAGCGCTGGCATACAACACATTCAATCAAAGTGGTGTTGCTTATGACAATCATGTTGGTGATAGTGCATTTACAGTACCCACCGAAGCGGTTGATATTGCATTTGCAGCGAAAGACTTCCCGGTGGGTGACCAAAACTACCCAATTCGTCCAACCTTTGCCTTTACTAATAACTCTGAGATAGACCTGACTGGTGCAACGATTACGTTCAACGTACCCACTTCTACCTCTGCTATTTTCAAGTCAAATTGGAATGCACGTAAAAAACTGGGTATGCGTGTAGAGCATGATGCGTCGAATTCTGCTGGCAATAACATCGGTGGTTTTGAAAATGAATTCCATCGTTTTTCAATTACGTTCAAAAATGAGTGGGGCGGTCAGCTTGAATCTTTTGCTCCAGGTGAGACTGTTAACGCGCAGGTTATGTATTACATGCCTATCACCGGTCCTGTGAACTTTGTCGTTGAAAAAGACGGTAAGCAGTACGCATTTGCCTCTGAATATCCTGAACTTCCAGTTGCTAAAAAACACGTACCAAACCCAGGAGATGGCGATAAAAATCCACCAAATGGGCAGCAGTGTGAAGGCGTGAAAATTGAAAATATCAACACGTATCCCAACTGGCCTCGCACCAATTGGGCAGGTGATCCAAGTCATGCTGTCGGCGGCGACATGATGATCCACAACGGCGCTGTTTACAAAGCCAAATGGTGGACAAATGGTACACCAAGTAACGGTGGCGCATGGCAGAAAGTGTGTAGCCTGTAA
- a CDS encoding motility associated factor glycosyltransferase family protein codes for MDIVRKNYLFLEDLLPPYLFKKIQGLSEKEINVFQQEFYGSEVRQSCEKQVSLFLQHPSHLRMNFTTIAGKDYAHQISINNLNAAAKEFGCQPASKPQRGTLVVLGIGAGLHISKLLHTIAYSDVVIVEPNAEQFAMASKHVDLVQIKHECEKRGGSFSIVCTDSYESFTDAFKQLMMKIGCHLIVDISLYRHYSSPAFDRIFEYFKQWRNNFASMWGYLEDELMGLKHSLTNNQNTGIRNYNNLLGRFNDLNAVIVGNGPSLDRNIEHLKLIHNQAIVVSCGTSLSTLLKVGIIPDFHIEMERVPETYYLKENELNDPRLNNTTLITLSTVYPKLIECFKHRIVFAKGNDLGAEICGVTDCSLQPLYHCNPTVTNMAVAAFQRMGIKRLILLGCDYGYIDPSQHHSKLSGYFDQASDLSLAKFDAELKVQGNLRDYVYSSRVFNEARIAQERLIKLYPYLKVLNASDGAMIRGTETVTFENLSFEPVKKDEILHKVITYNNDIKNVGTISLGVVQDAVKHMQRLRHDIVEASSTVSILDVINQFVFTLCSNQNDKISKLLLSGTLKYIVATISSHINHLNPSSWLGYEHVVRKELDSMCELVIAKLSLQSNVN; via the coding sequence ATGGATATAGTTAGGAAAAATTATCTATTCTTGGAAGATCTCCTTCCTCCTTATCTTTTCAAAAAAATTCAAGGCTTGAGTGAAAAAGAAATCAACGTTTTTCAACAGGAGTTTTATGGCTCAGAAGTGAGGCAGAGTTGTGAGAAACAGGTTTCATTGTTTCTACAACATCCTTCTCACTTACGTATGAATTTTACGACGATAGCGGGCAAAGACTATGCTCATCAGATCAGTATCAATAACTTAAATGCTGCAGCAAAAGAGTTTGGTTGCCAACCAGCATCCAAACCGCAAAGAGGCACTTTGGTCGTATTGGGGATTGGGGCAGGTTTGCATATTAGCAAGTTGTTACACACCATTGCATACAGTGATGTTGTGATAGTTGAGCCAAATGCAGAACAATTTGCAATGGCAAGTAAACATGTTGATTTAGTACAAATTAAGCATGAGTGTGAAAAGAGAGGGGGCTCATTCAGCATTGTATGTACCGATAGCTATGAGTCATTCACAGATGCTTTCAAGCAGCTGATGATGAAAATTGGTTGTCATCTCATTGTCGATATAAGCCTGTATCGACATTATAGTAGCCCTGCATTTGATAGAATTTTTGAGTACTTTAAACAGTGGCGTAATAATTTTGCCAGCATGTGGGGGTACTTAGAAGATGAATTAATGGGGTTAAAGCATAGCCTGACGAATAATCAAAATACAGGTATTAGGAATTACAATAATTTATTAGGCCGCTTTAATGACTTGAATGCAGTGATCGTAGGTAATGGGCCGTCTTTAGATCGTAATATTGAGCATCTAAAGTTAATACACAATCAAGCTATTGTCGTGTCATGCGGCACTTCATTGAGTACGTTGTTGAAAGTTGGGATCATTCCAGATTTCCATATTGAAATGGAAAGAGTGCCAGAAACATACTATTTGAAAGAAAATGAGCTCAATGATCCGAGATTGAATAATACGACATTAATTACATTAAGTACTGTGTACCCAAAACTCATTGAGTGTTTTAAGCATCGAATTGTTTTTGCTAAAGGTAATGATTTAGGTGCTGAAATTTGTGGCGTCACTGATTGTTCGCTTCAGCCCCTCTATCATTGTAACCCTACGGTTACCAACATGGCTGTGGCAGCTTTTCAACGAATGGGTATTAAGCGGCTAATTCTACTCGGTTGTGATTATGGCTATATAGATCCATCTCAGCACCACAGTAAATTGTCTGGATATTTTGATCAGGCGAGTGATCTTTCTTTGGCGAAATTTGATGCAGAACTAAAAGTTCAAGGTAATTTAAGGGATTATGTCTATTCATCTCGTGTTTTCAATGAAGCACGTATTGCGCAAGAGCGGCTCATTAAACTATACCCGTATTTAAAGGTGCTCAATGCGAGTGATGGCGCAATGATCCGAGGAACTGAGACGGTCACTTTTGAAAACTTGTCATTTGAGCCAGTAAAAAAAGATGAAATTTTGCATAAGGTTATCACCTATAATAATGACATTAAAAATGTCGGCACGATAAGTTTAGGTGTCGTTCAGGATGCTGTGAAACATATGCAGAGGCTTCGTCATGACATTGTTGAGGCGTCGTCGACCGTCTCTATTTTAGATGTTATTAATCAATTTGTTTTTACATTATGTAGTAATCAAAACGATAAAATTAGCAAGCTATTACTTAGCGGTACATTAAAGTACATTGTTGCTACAATTTCTAGTCATATCAATCATTTAAATCCTAGTTCTTGGTTGGGTTATGAGCATGTTGTTCGTAAGGAACTTGATTCTATGTGTGAACTAGTAATTGCTAAGCTATCACTCCAAAGCAACGTAAATTAA